The genomic segment CGTAGCAATTTTTCCATCTATTGTCGCCGAGGCCGGCCCCCTGGTATTTTTAGAGGCAATGGCCTCAGCTTGCTTTCCCATCGGCACATATTTTGCTGGCATGGCGGCGAGCATAGATTCCGTAGCAGATGCCCTTCCTCAGAATGTAGTAGACTTAATGAAAATAAGTCCACGGCCTGAGCAAACGGTAATGGATATCATAGCGAAGACAAAAGGCGCCCTCTCTGTTGACAGATATTACAAAGAAAAATTACGCAGGATTGCCATTGAAAAATATGATTGGAAAAACATCAGCAAAGTCCTGGCCTCAGATTTACACAGATTGCAGACATTAGTGAAAAGATAAGGGTTAAGAGGATCTTCTTAAACTCGATTTCCGGCATCCAGCCAAATAAAGACATTGCTCGTCGGTGAATCCAATAATAAATGGGAGCAGATAATGAGACGCCGTGACAAGGAGATAAAGGAGAGGAAAGAGATAGACAAGATTATTAACAGATGCACAGTATGCCGATTGGGAATGGCAAAAGACAATATCCCCTATATAGTCCCCCTATCCTTTGCCTACGATGGATTAAACATCTACTTCCATACAGCTAAGAAAGGGCAAAAGATAGAGTATATAAACTCAAACAGTCAGGTTTGCCTTGAATTTGAGACCGATATTAAGCTCATATCTGATGAAACATCACCCTGTCAATGGGGATTCTCATTTCAGACCGTCTTCTGCCAGGGCATGGTTACAGAAATTACCAATAAAGAGAAGAGAGTTGAGGCACTCAAACTGATAATCGCCCATTACTCAGAGAAGAAATGGGCGCTAGATGAGAGGATGCTCAAATCAGTCAGAGTTTGGCAGGTCTCAATAAAGAGTTGGACAGGAAGCTCATCCAAGGACCGTTAATAATAATAATAATAATAGAAGAGGTCATATGAAGATTTCACTCATGGCGGCAAAGTCTGAAAACGGAGTCATTGGTAAAGGAGCGGATATCCCCTGGATGGTCAAAGGGGAGCAGCTCTTATTCAAGGCGATAACCTTCAATCAATGGCTACTGGTTGGGAGAAAAACTTTCGACTCCATGGGGGTTCTGCCCAACCGTAAATACGCAGTCATCACCAGATCCGGCCTCCTCTCGCAGAATGACAATGTCCTCGTTTTTCCTTCCATAGAGGATGCTCTCCGTGAACTTGCTCAACAGACAGAGCATATTATAGTTGCAGGTGGTGGAGAAATATTCAAGGCCATGATTAACAGAGCCGACACCCTACATCTATCAACGGTTCATCAAAATATCGACGGAGATATTACCTTTCCTCAAGTACCGAAGGATTTTAAATTAGTATTTGAGCAGTACTTTGAATCAAATATTAATTATACCTACCAGATATGGCAGAGACCATAGGCGACAGCAGACAGGATAAGTGTTGGGTTCCCACATGATTACAAAACCAAATCTACTCATATCAGCAAGAGCCATGAATTAGGCCACCACACCTTTGAAGCGGATCATATTCGAAAAGACGGGACAATCTTTCCTGTCTATCACGACGTGACAACGGTGATAGATGAAGAGGACAGGCCTCTCTACAGTATCGTCAATATGTTGGATATCACCGATAGAAAAAGAGATGAAAAAATTTCGTACTCACTTGGAAAAGCTTGTCGATGAACGGACCCAAGAGCTACAAAAGGCCTTAAATGAAATTAAGACATTAGAGGAAATAGTACCCATCTGTTTACATTGCAAAAAAAATACGCGACGACAAGGGCCACTGGAATCTCTTGCAGGCATTCCTAGAAAAACACTCCGACGCCTCCTTTAGCCATGGGATCTGCCCCGGATGCGTAGAAGAGTTCTATGGAAACGAGCCCTGCTCACAAGTCAGGTTCGGCTACTCATTCTATTTTCCAAGAGACTATGATAGTCTTCTATGAAGAGAGGGGGCGATCCCCTTCAGACTCCTGCAACCAGAGCGCTGAGGATCAACCAATAAGGCACGGTAAGATTTTCAATACCCCGTTACCCTGTCCTAGCAGGACATTTACAACAGTGCCCGTACATTGAACCCTTAACAGATAAAAAACGGCATGAAGACATTTAACTTATTCAGAAAACACCCCCTCATCCTGATAGCAGGGATATGGACAATCCTCGTGAGTGCCCTGATTGCGCATGAGATAAACCACCTGCATGCCGAAACAGAGACAACAGCCATAACTGAGGCCCATACCATTTTTAAAAAGGATTTGGCCCTGCGCCACTGGGTCGCCTCTCATGGCGGAGTCTATGTCCCCATCGATGCCACGACCCCGGCAAATAAGTACCTTGTCCACCTGCCGGAGCGTGACATCCAAACGCCCTCAGCGAAAAATCTCACCCTGATGAACCCGGCCTATGCCATGCGGCAGATGCACGAGTCCTATGCCAAGACATATGGAGTAAGAGGGCATATCACCAGCCTCAAGCTGCTTAGACCGGAAAATATAGCGGATCTGTGGGAAACAAGGGCCCTGCAGTCCTTTGAACAGGGAAAGAGGGAGGTGAGTGAGCTTACCGATCTCAGCGGCAAGCCATTCCTCCGCTATATGTGGGCGATGATCACCGAAAGGCCCTGTCTTAAATGCCACCAGGGATACCAAGTGGGAGATGTCCGGGGAGGCATCTCTGTATCAATACCAATGACTGATCTCCTGGCAAAGGAAAGTCGGGAACGTCTAGAGCTGCTCTTATCACATGGTCTGATATGGCTTAGCGGTTTGCTTCTCATCTACTTTGGGGGGCGGAGAGTGATGCTTAGCACAGAGGAGCGCAATCAGGCCAATAAGGAGCTGCTGCGCCATAAGCAGCATCTTGAAATTAAAATAAGGCAACGCACTGCAGAACTCACCGAGGCCAATCAAAAATTAGAGCATATCTCACTCACCGATGGCCTGA from the Desulfotalea psychrophila LSv54 genome contains:
- a CDS encoding pyridoxamine 5'-phosphate oxidase family protein; translation: MRRRDKEIKERKEIDKIINRCTVCRLGMAKDNIPYIVPLSFAYDGLNIYFHTAKKGQKIEYINSNSQVCLEFETDIKLISDETSPCQWGFSFQTVFCQGMVTEITNKEKRVEALKLIIAHYSEKKWALDERMLKSVRVWQVSIKSWTGSSSKDR
- the dfrA gene encoding trimethoprim-resistant dihydrofolate reductase DfrA encodes the protein MKISLMAAKSENGVIGKGADIPWMVKGEQLLFKAITFNQWLLVGRKTFDSMGVLPNRKYAVITRSGLLSQNDNVLVFPSIEDALRELAQQTEHIIVAGGGEIFKAMINRADTLHLSTVHQNIDGDITFPQVPKDFKLVFEQYFESNINYTYQIWQRP
- a CDS encoding PAS domain S-box protein, with product MSKSHELGHHTFEADHIRKDGTIFPVYHDVTTVIDEEDRPLYSIVNMLDITDRKRDEKISYSLGKACR
- a CDS encoding diguanylate cyclase domain-containing protein, which gives rise to MKTFNLFRKHPLILIAGIWTILVSALIAHEINHLHAETETTAITEAHTIFKKDLALRHWVASHGGVYVPIDATTPANKYLVHLPERDIQTPSAKNLTLMNPAYAMRQMHESYAKTYGVRGHITSLKLLRPENIADLWETRALQSFEQGKREVSELTDLSGKPFLRYMWAMITERPCLKCHQGYQVGDVRGGISVSIPMTDLLAKESRERLELLLSHGLIWLSGLLLIYFGGRRVMLSTEERNQANKELLRHKQHLEIKIRQRTAELTEANQKLEHISLTDGLTGIANRRHFDNLIAKEWSRAIREKTPITLIMIDIDYFKLFNDLYGHPEGDICLKTVAMALNAEMRRSTDFVARYGGEEFAAILPNTGGPGALVMAEKMRASIAKLEIEHKDSEINNYLTISLGAISVVPKKGSDFSHFIEQADKALYTAKTEGRNQARAFSPDGENA